DNA from Coffea arabica cultivar ET-39 chromosome 10c, Coffea Arabica ET-39 HiFi, whole genome shotgun sequence:
cttcaaaccaaattcctaTATAAGTGGAGTCACTACTTTTTTAAATTAGAAAGGCATGGAAGCCACTTCTTACTTAAGAAAATGTTATTTTCactctattttttattatttgcaatttaaccatttgttttatcatatagtctaattaatgaaaattatATGACCAAAATGATTATTGAAGTGAGAATAACAAAAATGAAGTGTAAATTatcttacttatttaaattaataagcAAGCATGAAAGGATGTTATATTTGTTATCTCTTCTTATGGTCTTCTAGAAGTTTTAATTGTTGTAGAATCATAAATAATGCAAGGTAATCGGAAACGTGATGGGTTGAAGTTCAAATAGGATAACATGCACATTAAccaacaatttgaaatgaaatgattttaaaaaataaccaaCAATTTTAAATGTGAAGAGTAAATATGGAAGTTGAAAggaatatattttataaattaaattaaatataaaatgctagaaaaatggaATTGATAGTTGAAAGGTGCGTGAAGACTTGttaaattaaattattcaaGACTCGATAAGTTATTCATATAATAGTTGGGGACAAAAAGTGGCCCTTGCGAGTGGCGGACAgaagtggaaaaagtggttgCCTTTGATAAAGTGGCTTTAAATTCATCCGAAGTCTTGAGTCTTGCAACAAATATCTACCGTCCTTTATTGCTCAATTATTTTCACATCCATTTGGACAACATTCCCTTGCTTTAGCATTCTAACAACtttttttgcatcttttttagaccttttttagattcaatttcattttccttttcaagAACGGACCTTGAGACAACTTTAGAGTTGAACTGGAGACATATCATGCCTTGGGGTAGCTTGTTGAGGCAAATTATTCATATTTCTGTTCTTGAGATTTGACATTTAATTtaggattaatcttatatatgcCGACAGTATATAAACTATCAGTTTTAAATGCAtgataattaatttaaaattaaaatttaaaatcaaaatttaaactTAAAATGAAAAATCTCTAATAGTCTCTTACtctttcaaaatctccaattttCTCCTAAGGTAAATGATGCTGCCTTTATTCCAATATTATTTCACAGCATTTTTTTGTAAAGATGACAAAAATACTCCTTTCAATTTCAAGTCTAAGTTACAAGTCAACTAGAGAAGGATAACTtggacattaaaaaaaaaaacctttaacATAACTATATAAAATCTGGAAGTTGAACCTCCAGCAATGGGGGCAGCAACACTCCTCTTTGATGCAttgttgaaatttgaaatttagttAGTAGAAATGGCAATGGAGGAATTGAAAGTGGAAGTTGTCTTTGTTTTGGGAATTAGTTGGAAGTGGGGAAGTTGTCTCTCTTTGGGAAAATTTCTATTGTTAATTCCATAATATAAGTATAgagatttgtttcaattaagTTCAATTCTAAGCATGTAAATGCTATATCTATATTTATCtatatataaaaagaaaacaaaagaaacaaaagaaaaaagaacagcAATCCTTCAAAGAATAATCAAACTCTTAGAAGTTCTATACCTTGTAAACATAGAGGAAGTTAataattgcatttttcatgtttGAAATAACATTTCACTTGAACTTTTTaatcatgtgaaaagacaaaatcaatTATTTCTACCTTTCATTCTAACTGTATTTTACTAAAAATTGAGTGACTCGGATAGGAAAGGAAGATGGGGATATCATAAATCTTTTACAATATTAAAAGATTAGGAGAGTGCAATTACCAATTATTAGGTTATTAAAATGAGATCTATTGCACAAATTACAGAAATAATAGATTAACAAAAGACAACACCAAAAAACTAACGTGATCTGCAAGTTGactaattattttatttgaacttcCAAGTAATTCATAAATACATAAGTGAAAATCAGTTACAAAAACACGAGAGTGTCATTCTTCATAATCAGTCAATTCCCTTTCGTAAGCACAATCTGGGCAAAGATAAAATCTGCACGAATCACACTCGAAAGCCTCTTCCCAATCCAACCTCCTGTTGTTGCAGCTCCCACAAAAGGATTTGTATTTTGCTTCGGGAACATAAGTGAGAGGATGAGAATGATTATTCACATTTAACGAGCGTCCAAATTTCACGCGTCCAATTTGGGGAATGCACAATGGATGCAATGAGTAGTCGCATTCACGGCAGTGATACATCCAATGATTTGGGTTGATTTCTTTTTCGCAGAGCACACAGTAGAATTCCTCAGGATGCTCGAAATACGGAGGATATATCAGGAGAAGTGGGTGCTTGTCCCATCTCTGTGTGGTCGTAGGAGGCAGCAGAGCACAGTTATAGCCCACGTAGAAATGGCAATCCTCACAAGCAAACCCAAAACCACCTCCATATGTATAGCCGCCGCATGCCGTGCAACGTATGCGATCTGAACTTTGAAGTTGAGCCAAGAGGTGCTTCTTGTGACCATCGTGTTTGACGCTACTCGTGATCATGCTAGCACTCGCACACTTGATACAAATGCTTAGTTCACAAGGCTTGCAAttataatagttagcattggtCCACCGGTAACATGCCTGGCATGTAAAATGACCAACTGCACTCGGATTATGCATCAATGAGAATGGGTGCTGGGGATGCTGTGGGATGTGCAATTTAGGAGGGAGGTTAGAACAAGTTAAATGGACAACGTAACCACACTCGGCACAAGCATAGTAGTGAGGATCATCAGATGAGCAAATAGGTTCAATGCACACGTCACATACTAATAATGCTTTTGCTTCTTCCTGATCGTCACTAGTAGTACTCTCTATCTCATCTAAGTTTTGTACTTTCTCTAAAAGAACAAGCGGATGCTTCCTGTGCGATATCAGAAATATCTCTTCTGGAATATTCGATTTGACTGAGTCATTACTGTTACTGATCTCATCCTCCTTGAGAAGAAAACGGGCGATCAATTCTTGAGCTGTGTTATTGGATGGTAGTTTCATCACATTTTGAACTTGTTCTCCTCTAATAACCCACAAGACAAGAAACTCAGAATGCCAAAATTATTTCACCATGATTATGGTAAAAGGGCAAAAAACTAAATTTTTGGaggcggaaaaaaaaaagctaaaaaatCAACCATTGCGTTAACAATAGCAAGCAAGACAAAGAAAAGCTCTTACGAGATAGGATATTCAATATCTTCACTTAGCTGCTCTTCATCCTTTTGAGAGATCACAACACATGTAATGTGGACGAAGTATCTGCAAGGACCGCAATAATAGACCCAATCACGCAGACGTACCTTTTTCCAACAAACAGAGCATTGTTGTGGAAATTTGCGGTGGTCAGACGGAAGAGAATAAGCCAGTTGGAGTGAGTGATTATGATCTTTGTG
Protein-coding regions in this window:
- the LOC113714884 gene encoding uncharacterized protein, with the translated sequence MEEKQLNHFSHEEHPLILSELRKENDDGSIDRKFVVCYGCQGQILDPAAYCCFACHFFLHKRCAELPRQIRHPMHSQHDLVLLGKPPYYSRSCICDACGQDDWKFFTYHCSLCEFDLDVSCAILDQPEILEQREIELDCHHHPLIQLEKPASFLCDACGKVDEDSSYLCPTCQFWIHKKCALRPTKVKHKDHNHSLQLAYSLPSDHRKFPQQCSVCWKKVRLRDWVYYCGPCRYFVHITCVVISQKDEEQLSEDIEYPISGEQVQNVMKLPSNNTAQELIARFLLKEDEISNSNDSVKSNIPEEIFLISHRKHPLVLLEKVQNLDEIESTTSDDQEEAKALLVCDVCIEPICSSDDPHYYACAECGYVVHLTCSNLPPKLHIPQHPQHPFSLMHNPSAVGHFTCQACYRWTNANYYNCKPCELSICIKCASASMITSSVKHDGHKKHLLAQLQSSDRIRCTACGGYTYGGGFGFACEDCHFYVGYNCALLPPTTTQRWDKHPLLLIYPPYFEHPEEFYCVLCEKEINPNHWMYHCRECDYSLHPLCIPQIGRVKFGRSLNVNNHSHPLTYVPEAKYKSFCGSCNNRRLDWEEAFECDSCRFYLCPDCAYERELTDYEE